One Acetobacter oryzoeni genomic window, ACCGCTTTAAGGCCCGTTACGTAGCTCTGCCCATGTGCAGAGCGATAAATAACCTCACTATCGGTAATGGTTGCATCACGTAGCCCAGGAAACCATACTTTCCCGCTTGGTTCTTTGGGGTTGGATGGCGTTGAAGAGACCTTTTTACCGAACCTCCAGTTAGGTTCACGTTCAGGCGTACGCTCGAACAGGCCTGAAAACCCATCAATTTTCACATCTCGCGCCTGCATATCTCCACTCAGTAAAGAGCTAAGCAGAATTTGAGCATGCAGATGCTTCAGGGTTATCATATCTGCGCGGCTGCCTTGGGGAATGTTGGCCAGATGCAGATTCCCCAGATCTACCGTAACCCATCGGCCAAAACGCACATGCAAAGCCTCAATCTGGGTTTTGCGACCAAGTGACGCACTGAGTTTATCTGATGCAATATGCGCCAGATTATAGTGTGGTAGGCCAGCAACCAGCACGCCAGCGGCCACAGCGGAAACAGCCAGAACACTTCCGGCCAACCATACCCAACGGGGCATACAAATACCTTTCCCAATCCTTTATCAGGAAATAGAATGCAGAAATATTATCCAAACTTCTACGAAAATTATTTTCTCGACTCAGGAATATATTTAATTTTATTTTCCTGAATCAAGAAAAGGAAGAACACTGCGATATATTTGCAGTTCTTCATTTGTAGGTATGACACGGATTTTTATTTTACTACTGGCTTTGCTGATAACCGGCGCATGGGCCACATTAGCGGTTTCATCAATCTGCACGCCCATCCATGCCAATGCCTGACAGACATCTGCACGGAGATTCTGATCATGCTCACCAATACCTGCTGTAAACACAATGCCGTCCAGCCCACCCATAACAGCGGTTAATGCACCAATTTCCTGCACAATCCTGTAAACAAACAGCCCGAGCGCCTCTGTAATATTCTTACGCTGTAAGGCATCCTGACTTTGCGCCAATGTTGCGCGCAAAATACGCATATCGGACGATACACCCGAAACGCCCAATAACCCCGATTGATGATAGAGCGTGGTGACCAGCGTTTTCCAATCTGCTTTTTCAGACTGCACCATGTAAAGCAGAGCACCCGGATCTATCGCACCGCAGCGCGTACCCATCATTAACCCATCAAGGGCGGAAAACCCCATAGTTGTTTCCGTGCTTTTACCATGGCGCAATGCACACAGGCTGGCGCCGCTTCCCAAATGCGCAACAATAGTACGCCCTTGCGCTAATGCAGGATCAACCTCTGCCAAACGGCCTGCAATATAACTGTATGAAATACCATGAAACCCGTAGCGGCGTATGCCATGCTCTGCATAACGGCGCGGAAGAGGCAGCAAACGCGCCATTTCCGGGATGGTTTGGTGAAAGGTGGTATCAAAACACGCCACCTGCAAAATATCAGGCCGCTTTTCAAAAATAGCTTTTGCAGGAGCCAACGTAGCCGCCTGATGCAACGGATCAAACGGTGTGAGTTTATCCAGTTGCTTGAGCGTATCCAGCGTAATTTTAACCGGCTGCAGAAACTCTGCACCGCCATGCACAATCCGGTGCCCTACTGCCAGTACACGCCCTTGGCCGGAATATTGTTCAAACCAATGAAAAAGGTGGCTGAAAATATGCAGCCCCGTTTCTGGCCATTTTTCCTGCGCAAGAAGCTTTCCCGCCACATCTTTGGCCGTAAACTGAGAATGATCTGGGAACTCCTCAATTTCTCCATGCAGCAGAACTTGCGGATCTACTTTGCCCGAGAAAGCGTAAATCGTCAGCTTCAGGCTTGAAGATCCGCTATTAAAAACAACAACTACATCCTGCACGGATACTCTTCCTTGTTATAAGGCTATTTTCAGCCCTGCCCACCGGCAAGATGATGAGCATAAAGCGCCCCAATGGCTATAGACGCCAAACGCGCCTGCACACTGTTTGCACGGCTAGTAAGTAATACGGGAACCGCTGCGCCCAGAACAATTCCTGCGGAATCTGCACCAGACATAAAAATCATGTTCTTGGCCAGCATATTGCCGGATTCCAGATCTGGAGCCACCAGAATTTGCGCGCGCCCTGCTAC contains:
- a CDS encoding acetate/propionate family kinase, producing MQDVVVVFNSGSSSLKLTIYAFSGKVDPQVLLHGEIEEFPDHSQFTAKDVAGKLLAQEKWPETGLHIFSHLFHWFEQYSGQGRVLAVGHRIVHGGAEFLQPVKITLDTLKQLDKLTPFDPLHQAATLAPAKAIFEKRPDILQVACFDTTFHQTIPEMARLLPLPRRYAEHGIRRYGFHGISYSYIAGRLAEVDPALAQGRTIVAHLGSGASLCALRHGKSTETTMGFSALDGLMMGTRCGAIDPGALLYMVQSEKADWKTLVTTLYHQSGLLGVSGVSSDMRILRATLAQSQDALQRKNITEALGLFVYRIVQEIGALTAVMGGLDGIVFTAGIGEHDQNLRADVCQALAWMGVQIDETANVAHAPVISKASSKIKIRVIPTNEELQIYRSVLPFLDSGK